Proteins found in one Oncorhynchus mykiss isolate Arlee chromosome 3, USDA_OmykA_1.1, whole genome shotgun sequence genomic segment:
- the LOC110503853 gene encoding metalloreductase STEAP4-like, producing the protein MIHIEFSTLLLCTAHTYLYGWNKFLSSSTYKWCTLTGYMLCLVLPSVVLLLKLLLMDRTIIRQGWEGGGVYICGESVEAKQAVMAVATKLGFSALDRGFLSVARELEDFPLQLFPQWRLPLYIATGLSAAFFFYLLIRDIIYAYVTQGKDISFRIMVSLANKIRENRTTEFDTTTAWRGDSYLSLGILGFSLYVLLGITSIPSVSNVLSWREFSFIQSKLGHLTLLLCTAHTYLYGWNKFLSSSTYKWYTPPGYMLCLVLPSVVLLLKLLLITPCVDRTITRIRQGWERGADQRNPKDSQPLIP; encoded by the exons TTCAACTCTGCTGTTGTGTACGGCTCACACCTACCTGTATGGCTGGAACAAGTTCCTGAGTTCCTCCACCTACAAGTGGTGCACCCTAACAGGCTACATGCTGTGTCTGGTGCTTCCCTCTGTGGTGCTGCTGCTCAAGCTGCTGCTCATGGACCGAACCATCATACGCCagggatgggagggggggggg GTGTATATCTGCGGGGAAAGTGTGGAGGCCAAACAGGCAGTGATGGCGGTAGCCACCAAGCTGGGTTTCAGTGCCCTGGACCGGGGCTTTCTCTCAGTGGCCCGGGAGCTGGAGGACTTCCCCCTGCAGCTGTTCCCCCAGTGGAGGCTCCCCCTGTACATCGCCACTGGCCTCAGTGCTGCCTTCTTCTTCTACCTGCTGATCAGAGACATCATCTATGCATACGTCACCCAGGGCAAAGACATCTCCTTCAGAATCATGGTCTCACTGGCTAACAAG atcAGAGAGAACAGGACCACTGAGTTTGATACAACGACGGCCTGGCGTGGCGACTCCTACTTATCCCTGGGAATTCTGGGATTTAGCCTGTACGTCCTATTGGGAATCACATCTATTCCCTCCGTCAGTAACGTTCTCAGCTGGAGGGAGTTCAGCTTCATACAG TCCAAGCTGGGTCACCTGACTCTGCTGTTATGTACGGCTCACACCTACCTGTATGGCTGGAACAAGTTTCTGAGTTCCTCCACCTACAAGTGGTACACCCCACCGGGCTACATGCTGTGTCTGGTGCTTCCCTCTGTGGTGCTGCTGCTCAAGCTGCTGCTCATCACCCCCTGTGTGGACCGAACCATCACCCGCATACGCCAGGGATGGGAGAGGGGGGCAGATCAGAGGAACCCTAAAGACAGCCAACCACTGATACCttag